One region of Metallosphaera sedula DSM 5348 genomic DNA includes:
- a CDS encoding adenosine-specific kinase, with translation MMIKLDVVKIDIPEGTNVIIGHSHFIKTVEDLYETLASSSPSLKFGIAFSEASGKRLIRYDGNDEELTKLAIENCRRISAGHTFVIYIRNGYPINVLNRIKAVEEVVRIHAATANPLQVVVAETEQGRGVLGVIDGMTPLGVESESDIKERKEILRKFGYKR, from the coding sequence ATTATGATTAAGCTAGATGTTGTTAAGATAGATATTCCGGAGGGAACGAACGTAATCATTGGACATTCTCATTTCATAAAGACCGTGGAAGACCTTTACGAAACCCTAGCGTCATCCTCTCCAAGTTTGAAGTTCGGAATTGCGTTCAGTGAGGCGAGCGGAAAGAGGCTAATCAGATATGACGGAAACGATGAGGAGCTAACCAAGCTGGCCATAGAGAACTGCAGAAGGATATCGGCAGGACATACCTTCGTGATCTACATTAGGAACGGATACCCAATTAATGTGTTGAATAGAATTAAGGCTGTGGAGGAGGTTGTTAGGATACACGCAGCAACGGCTAACCCGCTTCAGGTCGTAGTCGCAGAGACAGAACAGGGAAGGGGAGTCTTAGGTGTTATTGACGGCATGACCCCATTGGGAGTTGAGTCCGAGTCTGACATAAAGGAGAGGAAGGAGATCCTGAGGAAGTTCGGATATAAGAGATAG
- a CDS encoding FAD-dependent oxidoreductase encodes MKLTVVGSGPAGLYSALTASEQGAKVTLVDRSEKLGGTCVLFGCIPSKAMMSPLFLSYASQKYGKSVEFSYSELEEFARSVVQRVSKGVEYMLESAGVEVVKGEAKLNSGKIEVSGQILESDSVIVATGTEKPQIPGTIASDDLHFLDREFNTVLLVGGGVGGVEYGWLLHLAKKKVTIVEREDLLLPGHDRDLRASVTSHFKRLGIDVRTNSVAEISDKVKINGGLEDFDLVVFTFGRKPAVKGFENLVGNKWIGVNEYMETKINHVYAAGDVTGTFTAHEAIHKGIIAGLNATGTRRSYRGEGVPKVLYTHPEIAYVGNTDGKCVKLSMAEVVRAVAERSTEGFIKVCVNEDGTLRGGVAFGERAEDIVSTLSLLIQLHVKVQDAKELMFPHPSYLEGLWEALRRLKP; translated from the coding sequence ATGAAGTTAACCGTAGTTGGTTCTGGTCCCGCTGGACTTTACTCAGCTTTAACTGCCTCAGAGCAAGGGGCTAAGGTCACCCTGGTAGATAGGTCAGAGAAGCTCGGTGGTACATGTGTGCTTTTTGGTTGTATACCTTCTAAGGCAATGATGTCACCACTCTTCCTGAGCTACGCCTCTCAGAAATACGGTAAGTCCGTGGAATTCTCCTACTCAGAACTGGAGGAATTTGCAAGGTCGGTTGTCCAAAGGGTTAGTAAGGGTGTAGAGTACATGTTAGAGTCTGCAGGAGTAGAGGTTGTGAAAGGAGAGGCGAAATTAAACTCAGGGAAAATAGAGGTGAGTGGACAAATCCTAGAGTCAGACTCTGTAATTGTGGCCACAGGGACTGAGAAACCACAGATTCCTGGAACCATAGCCTCTGATGACCTTCACTTCCTGGACAGGGAATTCAACACTGTTCTCTTGGTTGGTGGGGGGGTCGGAGGGGTAGAGTACGGATGGTTGCTCCACCTAGCTAAAAAGAAGGTAACCATAGTTGAGAGGGAGGACCTTCTTCTTCCAGGCCATGACAGGGATCTAAGGGCAAGTGTGACTTCCCATTTCAAGAGACTAGGGATAGACGTCAGGACTAACTCTGTCGCTGAGATCTCAGACAAGGTGAAAATAAATGGAGGCCTTGAAGACTTTGACCTGGTTGTATTCACCTTCGGTCGCAAGCCTGCAGTGAAGGGATTCGAGAACCTGGTTGGGAACAAGTGGATAGGCGTAAACGAGTACATGGAAACCAAGATCAACCACGTTTATGCTGCAGGAGACGTTACGGGAACATTCACAGCACATGAGGCAATACACAAGGGCATAATTGCTGGATTAAATGCTACTGGGACTAGGAGGAGCTACAGGGGTGAGGGTGTACCCAAGGTGCTTTACACCCATCCAGAGATAGCTTACGTTGGAAATACTGACGGAAAATGCGTCAAGCTTTCCATGGCGGAAGTGGTGAGGGCTGTAGCCGAGAGGTCCACAGAGGGTTTTATCAAGGTCTGCGTTAATGAAGACGGAACGTTGAGAGGTGGAGTGGCCTTTGGCGAGAGGGCGGAGGACATAGTTTCGACACTTTCCCTTCTAATACAACTCCACGTGAAGGTTCAGGACGCTAAAGAGTTAATGTTTCCACATCCATCCTATCTGGAGGGCCTATGGGAAGCTTTACGTCGTCTCAAGCCTTAG
- a CDS encoding homoserine dehydrogenase: MKSNSLRVLLVGYGNVGKALRKMVRERAPSLGLNVRIEGIVTRRGIMLGDSEEFRKTKDGTPIDALNEVSPDLVIDVSSANYETGEPSFSLYMEALSRGIAVITANKAPLALKYAEIVAQAKKHGAFLGFQATVMSGTPSINLLRLLRGSTILKIRGILNGTTNYILTRMDQGLEYFQALREAQEKGYAEANPEHDVNGFDAAAKLTILTNFAMGRNISIRDVDFSGIANVTLSRIEEAKRRSRKLKLVAVSEGKTSKVSLTEVSPEDPLYHVDGVINTLDIHSDIQEVVITGPGAGPQNAAFGVFSDIVLMSNGLI; the protein is encoded by the coding sequence ATGAAGTCCAATAGCTTACGGGTCCTCCTGGTAGGATATGGTAATGTGGGTAAGGCCCTCAGGAAGATGGTCAGGGAGAGGGCACCCTCACTGGGTTTGAACGTAAGGATAGAGGGAATTGTCACCAGGAGAGGCATTATGCTAGGAGACTCGGAGGAGTTTAGAAAAACCAAGGATGGAACTCCCATTGACGCCCTAAATGAGGTGAGCCCTGACCTAGTGATTGACGTAAGTTCCGCCAATTACGAGACAGGAGAGCCCTCCTTCTCCCTTTACATGGAGGCTTTATCAAGGGGTATTGCGGTGATCACGGCGAACAAGGCTCCCCTTGCCCTTAAGTACGCGGAGATCGTGGCTCAAGCTAAAAAACATGGCGCCTTCCTTGGGTTTCAGGCAACAGTGATGAGCGGGACCCCCTCCATAAACCTTCTTCGCCTGTTGAGGGGTTCAACCATCCTGAAGATAAGGGGTATCCTGAACGGTACCACGAATTATATCCTCACTAGAATGGATCAGGGACTTGAGTACTTTCAGGCCTTAAGGGAAGCTCAGGAAAAGGGATACGCTGAGGCAAACCCGGAGCACGACGTGAATGGATTTGACGCTGCAGCTAAACTAACTATCTTAACCAATTTCGCAATGGGTAGAAATATCTCGATCAGGGATGTCGACTTTTCCGGAATAGCTAACGTTACACTCTCAAGGATTGAAGAGGCTAAACGTAGATCAAGAAAGCTCAAGTTAGTTGCTGTCTCGGAGGGTAAAACAAGTAAGGTTAGCCTGACCGAGGTATCTCCTGAGGATCCGCTGTATCATGTGGACGGAGTAATCAACACGCTAGACATTCACTCTGACATACAGGAAGTAGTTATTACAGGACCTGGGGCTGGTCCACAGAACGCGGCCTTTGGTGTGTTCTCGGATATAGTACTAATGAGCAATGGTTTGATTTGA
- a CDS encoding universal stress protein codes for MFKHILVAFDGSENAKRALNVAVDLSKKYEAKLDVVEVVDTSVLLGAGIGPVPPDVIESLYNKARADIESAKKIADQAGVKAEGVIVEGDPATAIMDYASKNGVDLIVTGSRGLSTIKRMFLGSVSSRIIHEAKMPVLVVK; via the coding sequence ATGTTTAAACATATTTTAGTTGCATTTGATGGGTCCGAGAACGCCAAGAGGGCCCTAAATGTAGCGGTAGATCTTTCAAAGAAGTACGAAGCAAAACTGGACGTGGTGGAAGTGGTAGATACTTCGGTGCTCCTTGGTGCGGGCATAGGTCCAGTGCCACCTGATGTAATAGAGTCCCTCTATAACAAGGCTAGGGCTGATATAGAGTCGGCAAAGAAGATAGCGGATCAGGCAGGAGTTAAGGCTGAAGGCGTAATAGTTGAGGGAGATCCTGCCACAGCGATCATGGATTATGCCTCCAAGAACGGAGTTGATCTCATAGTTACTGGTAGCAGGGGTTTATCCACGATCAAGAGGATGTTCCTAGGTAGTGTGTCCTCTAGGATAATCCACGAGGCTAAGATGCCTGTACTCGTGGTAAAGTAA
- a CDS encoding B3/B4 domain-containing protein produces the protein MRISIQENCASMGIFVKHTEVLDLVNGQGRFEGELSAVESKFRSDNPESLKDIPVIRAYRDFYWKLGIDPTKTRPSGEALRRRIVRTGKLPRINDIVDAGNVVSAETLVSIGIYDLDKIKGEPNLVLSSGGEKFEGIGNKVEVLSPGIPIMVDGEGKVMHIFPHRDSVLTSVGLSTKNVLIVGAGVTGIDPSLVEEAVRLTAKLLSRIGGKIVHEVQ, from the coding sequence ATGAGGATCAGCATACAGGAAAATTGCGCATCCATGGGAATCTTCGTGAAACACACCGAAGTCCTTGATCTCGTGAATGGTCAGGGAAGATTTGAGGGGGAACTCTCAGCCGTAGAGAGCAAATTTCGATCTGACAATCCAGAGTCGCTCAAGGATATTCCTGTTATTAGGGCGTATAGAGATTTTTACTGGAAGCTGGGGATAGACCCCACAAAGACTAGGCCAAGCGGTGAAGCTCTTAGAAGGAGAATTGTCAGGACCGGTAAGCTTCCCAGAATCAATGATATTGTGGATGCTGGAAACGTGGTTAGCGCGGAGACCCTTGTCTCCATCGGAATATATGACTTGGACAAGATCAAGGGCGAGCCTAATCTAGTTCTCAGCTCAGGCGGAGAGAAGTTTGAGGGGATTGGGAACAAGGTCGAGGTTTTGTCACCTGGTATTCCGATCATGGTCGACGGCGAGGGTAAGGTTATGCACATCTTTCCTCACAGGGACTCGGTGCTCACCAGCGTGGGTCTATCCACTAAAAACGTGTTAATAGTGGGGGCCGGAGTTACTGGGATAGACCCATCCCTGGTCGAGGAGGCAGTGAGACTTACTGCTAAGCTATTAAGTAGGATCGGTGGTAAGATAGTCCATGAAGTCCAATAG
- the amrS gene encoding AmmeMemoRadiSam system radical SAM enzyme, protein MQKEAILYTKLDGRIRCDACARKCLIGEGQVGFCGVRSVSTGKLYLNVYGKVAAAHIDPIEKKPLVHFYPGSRVLSFSTFGCNWMCMYCQNYDISQRRVVDGADLMPEDIVDMARAYEVEGITYTYNEPAIFAEFAHDTGVLARKFGLLNTMVTNGYWSEELVDYVKDFLDAVTVDFKGNGEPKFMRRYTGASGPDPIFNTISELIKRKIHVEITDLIIPEIGDNLEFAKGFLKRLYDVVGPDVPIHFLRFHPDYKLNNLPLTPVETLEAHYKIAKQVGFRFAYVGNVPGHPLENTYCPQCGNVAIRRYGFRILEWNLTEDMRCTRCGYKLPIEGRRSKHYREDRFESIYI, encoded by the coding sequence ATGCAGAAGGAAGCTATACTATACACCAAGTTAGATGGCAGGATCAGATGTGACGCCTGTGCCAGGAAATGCCTCATTGGTGAGGGACAGGTTGGGTTCTGCGGAGTCAGGTCTGTCTCCACGGGGAAATTATACTTGAATGTATACGGTAAGGTCGCAGCTGCTCACATAGACCCCATAGAGAAGAAGCCCCTTGTTCACTTCTATCCAGGTTCAAGGGTACTTTCGTTCTCCACATTTGGATGTAATTGGATGTGCATGTACTGTCAGAACTACGACATAAGTCAGAGGAGAGTGGTGGATGGAGCAGATCTAATGCCTGAGGATATAGTGGATATGGCCAGGGCATATGAGGTTGAAGGGATTACCTACACATATAACGAACCGGCAATCTTTGCTGAGTTCGCCCACGACACGGGTGTTCTGGCTAGGAAATTTGGGTTATTAAACACCATGGTTACCAACGGGTACTGGAGCGAAGAACTTGTGGATTACGTTAAGGACTTTCTGGACGCAGTTACTGTGGATTTCAAGGGAAACGGGGAACCTAAGTTCATGAGAAGATACACAGGAGCCTCTGGGCCAGATCCAATCTTTAACACTATCTCAGAACTGATTAAAAGAAAGATTCACGTGGAGATTACGGACCTAATCATTCCAGAAATAGGGGATAACCTGGAATTCGCTAAGGGATTTCTCAAGAGACTATATGACGTGGTTGGACCTGATGTTCCAATACATTTCCTCAGGTTCCACCCAGACTACAAGCTGAACAACCTACCCTTGACTCCAGTGGAGACTCTTGAGGCACATTACAAGATAGCAAAGCAGGTGGGATTCAGATTCGCCTACGTGGGAAATGTTCCAGGTCATCCCCTCGAGAACACTTACTGCCCACAGTGCGGTAACGTAGCCATAAGGAGATACGGCTTCAGAATACTGGAATGGAATCTAACTGAGGATATGAGGTGCACAAGATGCGGTTATAAGCTTCCCATAGAGGGAAGAAGATCCAAACACTACCGTGAGGATAGATTCGAATCAATCTACATCTAG
- the cyoE gene encoding heme o synthase, with protein sequence MATSISARLIYYAKLSKPRIIWLLDLAALSGAFLSGKLMPLSILAVLVGGTFASAGSMIINEGIEIDKDKVMKRTSKRPTVMGYVSQKEAIYVGIALLTLGTLVGLLDNPLTSFFILLGGLVYVLVYTVWLKPRSPLNIVIGGLAGSAAAWAGYASTTSSFTIPSILLGLLIFMWTPGHFWALALKFKEDYSRAGIPMLPVIMPENFSAKMIALSNALMIPFALALYLYAGVIYGIVAGILSAVQMYFSVRLMRNPTGEEAWRSFKFSSPYLAILLILIILTRLI encoded by the coding sequence TTGGCTACTTCCATTTCAGCTAGGCTGATATATTACGCAAAGCTGAGTAAACCCAGAATAATCTGGTTACTGGACTTAGCTGCCCTGTCTGGCGCCTTTCTCTCAGGTAAGCTGATGCCCTTGAGCATTCTAGCTGTTTTAGTGGGAGGAACTTTTGCCTCGGCTGGCTCCATGATAATTAACGAGGGAATAGAGATAGATAAAGACAAGGTAATGAAGAGGACCTCAAAGAGACCAACGGTGATGGGTTACGTTTCACAGAAGGAGGCAATCTACGTGGGAATCGCGCTCCTAACCCTTGGCACGCTAGTGGGTCTGCTGGATAATCCCCTCACTTCGTTCTTCATTCTCCTGGGGGGCTTAGTTTACGTTCTAGTTTATACAGTGTGGTTGAAACCTAGGAGCCCATTGAACATAGTGATAGGTGGCCTAGCGGGAAGCGCTGCTGCTTGGGCAGGCTACGCATCTACTACGTCCTCCTTTACTATCCCCTCTATTCTGCTCGGACTTCTAATTTTCATGTGGACTCCGGGCCACTTTTGGGCCTTGGCCCTGAAGTTTAAGGAGGACTATTCTAGGGCTGGAATTCCCATGTTGCCCGTGATAATGCCTGAGAACTTTTCCGCTAAGATGATAGCTCTATCCAACGCATTGATGATACCCTTCGCCTTGGCCCTTTACCTTTATGCAGGAGTAATTTACGGGATAGTGGCAGGAATTCTCTCCGCTGTGCAGATGTACTTCAGTGTTAGGTTGATGAGAAATCCAACTGGAGAAGAGGCGTGGAGATCGTTTAAGTTCTCTTCCCCATATCTAGCTATTCTATTGATTCTTATTATTCTAACCAGATTAATCTAA
- a CDS encoding TldD/PmbA family protein: MSDPFKLVEKAKSLGYACEVYYVERWEYNLAKEKQYHSSNVKERGYGVRVFKDGKVGFAFSTELSDEILDRAVSVLKVSETDQNNEIPPTSKPSLLQLNRREDLVEPAKETLKSLEELQEKVNVVGIYASATRVKVGVVNTEGLDVSEIRSSAYAGVTANYKDKVLVTPEIYESRSGRSFKEIQLEELKDTVVEKVNITKSRVKLQEKPKRVILDTKAISELFHPLLSYSVNGENVFRKRSPLDLGQTYGKITVVDNPRDERSELSRSFDGEGQATSQKVLMERGVFRGVLTNWYWSKKMGVTNSASAVRSYMSVPSIGTSLVQIFCDEKQDVEDNDLVVDQVQGVHTSNWDTGEFGVVAPVAWISRKGEKVGVREVVLSGDFRTLLKGIRGETGSRKRVWSVESADLVIEGLTVVT; encoded by the coding sequence ATGAGTGACCCATTCAAGTTAGTTGAAAAGGCTAAGAGCCTAGGTTACGCATGCGAGGTATACTACGTAGAGAGGTGGGAGTACAACCTGGCCAAGGAGAAGCAGTACCACTCCAGTAACGTGAAGGAGAGAGGTTATGGCGTTAGGGTCTTCAAGGATGGAAAAGTTGGTTTCGCGTTCAGCACTGAGTTGAGTGACGAAATCCTTGATAGGGCTGTGTCAGTGCTTAAGGTATCAGAGACGGATCAGAATAATGAAATACCTCCTACCAGCAAACCGTCGTTACTTCAGCTTAATCGCAGGGAGGATCTAGTGGAACCAGCAAAGGAGACTTTGAAGTCGCTGGAGGAATTGCAGGAAAAGGTTAACGTCGTGGGAATCTACGCCTCAGCTACCAGGGTGAAGGTTGGAGTCGTCAACACCGAAGGTTTAGATGTGAGCGAGATTAGGTCATCTGCCTATGCGGGGGTCACCGCAAACTACAAGGATAAGGTTCTAGTCACCCCTGAGATTTACGAGTCTAGGTCAGGGAGATCCTTCAAGGAAATACAACTTGAAGAACTCAAGGACACTGTCGTGGAAAAGGTTAACATCACCAAGTCCAGGGTAAAACTTCAGGAGAAACCCAAGAGGGTTATCCTAGATACTAAGGCCATCTCAGAGTTATTCCACCCGCTCCTGTCCTACTCGGTGAACGGGGAGAACGTGTTCAGGAAAAGATCTCCTCTCGACCTTGGACAGACGTACGGAAAAATAACGGTGGTGGACAACCCAAGGGACGAAAGATCGGAGTTGAGCAGGTCCTTTGATGGGGAGGGTCAAGCAACGTCGCAGAAGGTACTAATGGAGAGGGGTGTCTTCCGAGGGGTACTTACGAACTGGTACTGGTCGAAGAAAATGGGAGTTACCAACTCAGCTTCTGCCGTTAGATCCTACATGTCTGTGCCAAGCATTGGAACTTCCCTAGTTCAAATATTCTGTGACGAGAAACAGGACGTAGAGGACAATGATCTAGTTGTGGATCAGGTACAGGGAGTGCATACTAGCAACTGGGACACAGGGGAATTTGGAGTTGTGGCTCCCGTGGCTTGGATCTCAAGGAAGGGAGAGAAGGTTGGTGTTAGGGAAGTGGTTCTATCTGGAGACTTCAGGACACTACTGAAGGGAATAAGGGGAGAGACGGGCTCTCGTAAGCGAGTCTGGTCAGTTGAGTCCGCGGACCTTGTCATCGAGGGACTAACCGTTGTCACTTAA
- a CDS encoding DUF309 domain-containing protein, whose amino-acid sequence MERYILFYPIDHMVRREGEGYRVIEIRECKYREVDVLGNLDEVIRDLGQPLFFVKVGEAKTELWDLLNDCRFWEAHELLEGIWRGSNGAERKYLQALILLCASMIKYRKNRGVSDELMERALSLISELPQDLLPLLYVRLGLNSQWGHAVNNT is encoded by the coding sequence ATGGAAAGGTACATCTTGTTCTACCCCATTGATCACATGGTGAGGAGAGAGGGGGAAGGCTATAGGGTGATCGAGATCAGGGAATGTAAATACAGGGAAGTTGATGTGTTGGGTAACCTTGACGAGGTAATCAGGGATCTGGGCCAGCCTCTCTTCTTCGTCAAAGTGGGCGAAGCCAAGACAGAGCTATGGGATCTCCTCAATGATTGTCGCTTCTGGGAGGCACACGAGTTACTTGAGGGTATCTGGAGAGGATCCAACGGTGCAGAAAGGAAATATCTACAGGCCCTGATTCTCCTGTGCGCATCCATGATAAAATATAGAAAGAATAGAGGGGTCTCAGACGAACTCATGGAAAGGGCACTATCTCTTATATCCGAACTTCCTCAGGATCTCCTTCCTCTCCTTTATGTCAGACTCGGACTCAACTCCCAATGGGGTCATGCCGTCAATAACACCTAA
- the tldD gene encoding zinc metalloprotease TldD, with protein sequence MLHELLKKSEELGATFSDLRLYDVDELSLFASETTRQVTSMGKDKGGSLRVLVSGNWGYAHFTKIDQETVKTAVESAYGDEKVNIVMLPPLHDKVVIKPKKPLTKSPEEIMGDMIKLRDDIMRADPRIRSINVRFTASRIHKEYYSSEDREIVLEYELSNISVRAIAREGDVVASASTSMATYLGYPLEVFDPNEIVETIKRRIGNQLRGKVPRGGDAEVVLAPDVVGVFSHEALGHLSEADLAINGILGNLRGKKIAEEFVTVVDSGKSEYPMAHGVVPYDDEGVESRDVKIVDRGIVSEFLVDRYYSAYLGERPTGNARAEDFRSPMLIRMRNTYMMPGDWNKEELIREIKDGYLLVSPLGGQTSPDGTFQFGIQEGYRIEKGEVTEPLRNVGISGYTLETLGRISAVSKDFGMWPGYCGKGGQSVPVGTGGPYIKVKVKVGGNE encoded by the coding sequence ATCTTGCATGAACTTTTGAAGAAGAGCGAGGAGCTTGGGGCTACCTTTTCCGACCTGAGACTTTACGACGTGGATGAGCTGAGCTTGTTCGCCAGCGAAACCACGAGGCAAGTAACCTCGATGGGTAAGGACAAGGGAGGTTCCCTCAGGGTGTTGGTATCGGGCAACTGGGGTTACGCTCACTTCACGAAGATTGACCAAGAAACCGTTAAGACTGCTGTAGAGTCTGCCTACGGAGATGAAAAGGTCAACATAGTCATGCTTCCTCCCCTGCATGACAAGGTTGTGATAAAGCCTAAGAAACCCTTGACCAAGTCGCCTGAGGAAATAATGGGCGACATGATTAAGCTAAGGGATGACATCATGAGAGCTGACCCAAGGATAAGGAGCATCAACGTTAGGTTCACCGCCTCAAGAATACACAAGGAGTACTACAGCTCGGAGGACAGGGAAATCGTCCTGGAATACGAGTTAAGCAACATTTCCGTGAGGGCAATAGCCAGGGAGGGAGACGTTGTGGCTTCTGCCAGCACCTCCATGGCGACTTACCTAGGTTATCCCTTGGAGGTCTTCGACCCCAACGAGATAGTGGAGACCATCAAAAGGAGAATAGGAAATCAGCTCAGGGGTAAGGTTCCGAGGGGAGGCGACGCTGAAGTTGTGCTGGCCCCCGATGTTGTTGGGGTATTCTCCCATGAGGCCCTGGGACATCTCTCGGAGGCAGACCTAGCAATAAACGGTATTCTCGGCAACTTGAGAGGGAAAAAGATAGCGGAGGAATTCGTCACCGTTGTGGACTCGGGCAAGTCAGAGTATCCAATGGCCCATGGCGTGGTGCCCTACGACGACGAGGGTGTGGAATCGAGGGATGTGAAGATCGTGGATAGGGGAATTGTATCGGAGTTTCTGGTGGACAGGTACTACTCCGCATATCTGGGAGAGAGGCCCACTGGCAACGCCAGGGCTGAGGACTTCAGGAGTCCCATGCTAATAAGGATGAGAAACACATACATGATGCCCGGAGATTGGAACAAGGAGGAATTGATACGCGAGATCAAGGATGGGTATCTCCTGGTTTCACCGTTGGGTGGACAAACTAGCCCAGACGGAACTTTCCAGTTCGGAATTCAGGAAGGCTATAGGATAGAGAAAGGAGAGGTCACGGAACCTCTTAGGAATGTTGGGATCTCTGGCTACACACTTGAGACGTTAGGTAGAATAAGTGCAGTCTCAAAGGACTTTGGGATGTGGCCTGGCTACTGTGGTAAAGGTGGACAAAGCGTTCCTGTAGGGACTGGAGGTCCCTACATCAAGGTTAAGGTTAAGGTGGGAGGAAATGAGTGA
- a CDS encoding CopG family ribbon-helix-helix protein translates to MNVEKISVALDKETLRRLQRRAEDEGVSRSRLIQMAVSEYLAEFTGEDEEVFGILNLVYEEDGSDEITSVEHQHEASIISTLHVHVNEKLCMEAIAVKGKRRELERLARRLSAINKVKKAKLLVSLEV, encoded by the coding sequence ATGAACGTTGAAAAGATTAGCGTGGCCCTAGATAAGGAGACCTTAAGGAGGCTTCAGAGGAGGGCCGAGGATGAGGGAGTGAGTAGGTCGAGACTAATTCAGATGGCGGTCTCGGAGTACCTAGCTGAGTTCACAGGAGAGGACGAGGAGGTTTTTGGCATACTTAACCTGGTGTATGAGGAGGATGGTAGCGACGAGATAACCTCCGTTGAACATCAGCACGAGGCGAGCATAATCTCTACCCTACACGTTCACGTTAACGAGAAGCTGTGTATGGAGGCCATTGCCGTGAAGGGAAAAAGACGTGAGCTAGAGAGGCTAGCTAGGAGACTAAGTGCCATAAACAAGGTGAAAAAGGCTAAACTTCTAGTATCCCTTGAGGTGTGA
- a CDS encoding 3-hydroxypropionyl-CoA dehydratase: MEFETIETKKEGNLFWITLNRPDKLNALNAKLLEELDRAVSQAESDPEIRVIIITGKGKAFCAGADITQFNQLTPAEAWKFSKKGREIMDKIEALSKPTIAMINGYALGGGLELALACDIRIAAEEAQLGLPEINLGIYPGYGGTQRLTRVIGKGRALEMMMTGDRIPGKDAEKYGLVNRVVPLANLEQETRKLAEKIAKKSPISLALIKEVVNRGLDSPLLSGLALESVGWGVVFSTEDKKEGVSAFLEKREPTFKGK, translated from the coding sequence ATGGAATTTGAAACAATAGAAACTAAAAAAGAAGGAAACTTGTTCTGGATTACGTTAAATAGACCCGATAAACTAAACGCACTAAACGCTAAATTACTTGAGGAGTTAGATAGGGCAGTCTCTCAGGCAGAGTCTGACCCAGAGATTAGGGTTATCATCATTACAGGGAAAGGAAAGGCCTTCTGCGCAGGGGCTGACATAACCCAGTTTAACCAGTTAACCCCAGCAGAAGCCTGGAAATTCTCTAAGAAAGGAAGAGAGATCATGGACAAGATAGAGGCACTGAGCAAACCCACCATTGCCATGATCAATGGATATGCCCTTGGGGGTGGACTAGAGCTAGCCTTAGCCTGTGATATAAGGATCGCAGCGGAGGAGGCCCAACTAGGCCTTCCAGAGATAAACCTAGGGATATATCCGGGGTATGGGGGGACTCAGAGGTTAACCAGAGTTATAGGAAAGGGAAGAGCCCTGGAGATGATGATGACGGGCGATCGTATTCCTGGTAAGGATGCTGAGAAATATGGTCTCGTGAATAGGGTTGTCCCCCTAGCTAACTTGGAGCAAGAGACAAGGAAGCTGGCAGAAAAGATAGCCAAGAAGTCTCCTATCTCTCTCGCCTTAATCAAGGAAGTTGTAAACAGGGGACTAGACTCTCCCCTACTGTCAGGTCTAGCGTTGGAAAGCGTAGGATGGGGAGTCGTGTTTTCTACGGAGGACAAGAAGGAGGGGGTAAGTGCCTTCCTGGAGAAGAGAGAGCCTACGTTTAAGGGAAAATAG